AATCAGCACTCCAGCTAAAGAATATTCTGCACGTTTCGAAGAGTATCATACAGCAATATCATTCAAACAAATTCGTTCAATTCACAGACTTTTCGTAATGTTGTTGAATAAtctgaagaagaaaaaatttcgtcatttcaATTAGCACAAAGTCAACAACCGATTTTTAATACCTTCGACCCCACCAAGATTCCAAATCAAAAGCACCAAAATCTTTCAACACCGGACTTGGGGGCGCGTCATGATAAACAATGCGTTTTGCAGGTACCGACTGTATTGCATCATCTGATTGCTCGTATGTGTTGGTCGGTTGATTCGATGCAGATATTATGTTCCATGAATCTCGAATGTACTCGACCAGTTCTTGGTGCTGCGGACTGGATGTTTCACTGtctaatttttgttctttggTGTGGTGATGGTATGCTTTGCGCGGCTGCTGGAAAACTGGTCTTGGAACGTTTATTTCATTATCACAGTTCTCCGAACACTTTCTACTTATTTCGCGAAtcgtttcgattttttcaaagttttgcgATATTCCACCTCTCGATTTGGCCACCAACTTGCTGGGACACTTGTTTATTGTGTACATACTATTATCGTTGCGAATCGAtcgacaaaataatattttttgatcaatCTAAATGACCACAAAATTTCCCTATTCACTTCTGTGTACACtttcataaacaaaaatctttattCTTTTGGCAATGAAAAAGGATAAACAGCCGATGTGAATTGTATACCGAACGCACCATGACAGTCGGTCGTTCAATTCAGTCTACTACGTCTTTCTCTCCTACagagttatttttaaaagaCTCACGCTACTGTAAGAGCATATCAACCGTATGGTTAACACTCAACTGTCTATTCGGCGGGCACGTTACGTATCTAATCTATACGTAGAGATTATACCAACAATATGTTTGCTAATGTGTGCTATTTCGTGATAAAACATTCCAtcgaatattttgaatatttacacGGCCAACACATGTGTACCTAAAACATCATTTAATCGAATATAAAAAGGTctcatttgaattatttaaatggaatttgaatatatagcagcagcaacaacaaaaaaattgatctCAGACTGATTATAAAACCATTTGCTTGTATTTATGATGgcaagagttttttttgtacacGAAATGATATTTTAGAAGAATTTGGTTGGTATGGAGAATAAAACTGCTCGTGTTGCGCAGAATCTACATGTTATTGCATCAGCAAGGGGAAATGAAGAAATGTGCTAAACGTAATGGGAATGCTCAGTTTCTCCTTAATCAGTGCATTGATAGTAAATAAGGTCAATGGAAGGAGAAAATAATTGTCTCGTATATAAAGATGCGAACGAAAGTTACAAAGTctgatttttgaattaaagaaaaaatgttttttcatgcttcgggcccgaaaatgagggcaatttttcgaattttctcgggtttccggccctctgcatgaaaactcacatgtgcacctgtttgggacggttgatttaaggcactttcgcttgtagacctcccttcgttcggcctacaatccgcgaaattgccttaaatcaatcgtccaaaacaggtacacaaatgactattgagACCGTCCAGACGAGCGTATAACAATGGGTGATCTGTTGAATGTTCTTCACACTAAACTGTAAACCGTTGTCGTTCACAATTTAAAGGTCTTACGCGCGCGTTAAGTGATCTGATTAGAAAATATTCAAGAGATGACAACTCAGATCTCAAACTTCACGGTTCATGGACGTCCTTCTTTTTTGCCTGATATTCTCATCAACTTGCCTTTTCCGTAGGATTCATACAAACCGCAAGTGTTGAGTCAAGGCAGATGCCTTGGTTGAGTAGatataatttctttcttttcaacCAACTTTAATCCTTTGATTTGTTAATATTGATGTGAAATGTCTTAAATAACGGAGACGATGTCCCGTGACCATATTTCTCAACTGTCTCCACTGTCTGTTCATTCTAATAACTATGAAGGCTTAAATTTCTGTTTGACCCCTTTGAACCGATATCAACTATATTCAATTTGttcttaaaatgtttgtcaaatGTGTCGTTAGCGACCTGGTGGTCTTAAATAGGAATTATTATTAAGGTAACGAAAAATATGCTTGATCGGTTAAATATGATTCAGCCCTGAAGTAGGTATGAAAGATAATTTATTCATAAAGTCATATGGATGCCCACCCATTTTTAGGACACCATTATTATTTTGGTACGAGTAatgagaaaatgaattttttctagGACTTGTCAGTCGTGGGTTTTTCCAACCGGGGCGAAGTCGAGTAAAGAGCTTACgacgacgtttttttttgtcgtaaagATCATAACGAGACGAAACACTCATTCCGGCCGTATTCTTCTATAAGGCCCAAAAAGTTACTTTGCTCAATTcaatgacgaaaagtaaaacttacGTCGcctttttttgagaaaaacgcTATGTGAATCGTCACaagcatttatcaccgagttacattacgtttttcaaaaaaaagctAACGAAAGTTCACACCCCGTCGCTTAGTTGAGCATGGCTAAAAAGTCTTGCGAGTGTTCTCCGACGTTTAGTGTTCTCCCTTCCAAATTGACATAAAAATGGtcccaaatttttcaaaaatttgcaaaatccAAAAAGATTCTCCCAGCGTTGCTAGGCGGCAACGTAAGATTTCTGATCTATTAATAGAATGTTTACGAATCATAACTGAAGCATTCCCAGTGAACCAAGCCGAAATGCCAACAATAATGTTCTGTCCCTTTCTTGTACATTTTCAGAGTTACCGCAAATCAGTATATGGATTTATGGACGAAATGGATCCAAAAGATTTGGATAAGGAAGGTGACACATTTTCGTACAAAGCGATGCTAACACGGGACAGACGTCGCTGGAGTGTTGCTGACCGCGATGGTGATGATAATTTAACCAAGAAAGAATTCGCCGAATTTCTTCATCCGGAAGACAATCCTCGCATGCGTGATATCGTTGTGGCCGAAACGATCGAAGACATTGACAAAGACAACGATGGTAAACTGTCAGTGGATGAATACATTGGTGATATGTTCCGCGGTAGTGAGGATGGTGAAGAGGAACCGGATTGGGTGAAAAATGAACGTGaaacgtttttgaattttagagATAAAGATAAGGATGGATTCATGAATATGGAAGAAGTCAAAGACTGGATCATCCCTCCAGACTTTGATCATGCTGAAGCTGAAGCTCGTCATTTAATTTATGAGGCCGATTCCAATACTGATGAAATGTTGACAAAGGACGAGATAATGGACAAATACGATTTGTTTGTTGGCTCGCAGGCAACGGACTTTGGAGAAGCCCTAAATCGACATGATGAATTTTAGGGTGGCTAATTGGCCGTGAACAAACTAACATTCTAAAGAATCTCTATTGCTTCGAACAAACAATCAATTTAGatgttttttgcattttacaaATCTCGTTTAGTTATACGTTAAGCTAATGTCGTTTGCgtgtcttttttttaaagaaaattcgattAACCTAGTTTAATTACACTAAAAAGCGAATTTTTCCTGTTAATTTATTGGTTTCGATTCGACAGCGAAtactcaaaatttcaaaaaatattttttacattttgtgcCAAAGTACTATATTTAAGGAAACTACTGAGATGTCGTaaagatttatattttaataaaattgtttaattcaatttgtgcACCAGCTTTTCTATTTATTGAGACTCCGACGCTTACTGGCTGATCAACAGAAAGATACAAAAACGAAGACCGAATCAATTTTATAAACCCTGTCCATTGTACAGAGATTAGTTTTGACTAAAGGAGCTGTAATTGAGGCAATTTCATGAACGAGATTCAAAgtcactttttctttaaatactGGGATTATGTGTGTTTGGATTATAGTTTCTTTCGGGAACTTATTGCAGACGGGGATGCCTATATTTTTCAAAGCCTTATGTCCACTAATATTTATTAGAGTGAGAAAGGAACTCCAGCAGAAATGCGCCTGTTAATAAGTTGATTCCTGATCTGAAGGTATTTTGTGCGAGAAAAAACAAGACTTGAAGAATTAATTACAAGGTGATTTCGATTCCAGGGATGTTCAGGTCGTATTAAGAGTATTAGGGCGTACTTcgagattttttcagaattatttagaattttttcagaattaaaattccctaaaatgaTCTCTAATCAGAAGTTGCAAAGTTCTGTTTTCATGTTTGTTTCATAGTTCTATTTCTGCTTGAATCTTCAACAATACCATTTTCTGTTCAGTTTTTATTGCATAGACCAGGAGCATACAAGTTTAAGTAATTATTTCAGACGCATCATGAACAGATTCACTATTAACGTTAGAAATTCgcaacggactaaatgcaacaGTCGAACTTACCCACAGCGCTAGGCTAAAAGCTGAAATTTGAACGTTAGAAGAAGAATATCAAAAGGGCCAGATTCGTTGTCAAAGTCAAAACAGAAACGCGTTAACGAtaacaaaatttgaacaattcGTCCAAGTCAAGTTTTCCCTAAAGTGACCCAAAGACACCGTTTCGTCCCgctaatttcaaaaaattcaaagttcaGCTTTATGATTCCCGTGATTGTAAAGTGAAAAACAAACATATTGGAGGATCTCATCAGGCACGACAACGTGTGAAACTTTTTGAAACTATGTGCGATCATAAGTTTTGTACTCTATTTACTATCCGATACAAAACACGTTTAGCCATCGGtgatgaaatttctttttcgtcaATGATTCGCTAAATGTGAACTTACTTCCTTCCTAACGCATAGAAAACCaaaatagcgaaaatattCTACCTTACTACGGAGGTAATAAGGCTCTTCTGCCCCTTAGGGAAGACCCTTAACCGTGCTCATAAGGCAAAACCCAATACAAtacacggaaaataatttgttatctcgtatcatgaagagtaaaagtacctcggacTGAAGCCATTGGAtaattttctcatctggatacgagatagcAAATTACTTCCCTTGTAGCTAGTAATATCTTCAACTTTAACTATTCATTTTACGCCAATGACTTCATGTTGACAAAACTTGGTTTTTCTACTATGTGTGACTGAAGTCACATGAGGGTCTATTCTTGATAACTTGAATTACCGAATTTGCCTGATTTACGATTAAATTACCTGATTTACTGACAAAATTACTAAAAGGTAATTTCCGTAGTTTCATCGGTAAATCAGGTAAATTCAGTAATTCAAGTTATCAAGAATAGGCGCTGATTTacacttaaaaataaaaaacaaaatttatggaaCAAGGATTTTCCGTTCTGGCTATACCATTAGGTCCCATCGTGGCCTTATGATGTTATGACGGACTGATAAGCGAACAGGCTTttagattattatttttaagatTGCTGATAACGAGCTTCGCAGATATTACTCATCAAATTAAGCGATGGAGGAATGGAGTCTGCAATAGTCCATTTAAAAGTCAATtctttacagatttttttactttattaattttttaatcacAACGAATTAATAAGtgcttttgaatttaaaattacgTCCTCTGactaattgaaatgaattgaacattttgttccgatcaataataataaaaatataacgAATTCATAGTACACATAGGTAAACATTACAAATTTAAAGTCAAGACATCCAAAAAATGGCGTTTATCAATAATcctttaaactaaaaaaaatcgctttcATTATTACAAATGCAACATCAGTCGTTTTGTAAAAGGCTAGGTCATTCAATGACTGTTCGCAACACTCCTTCTATAATAAACCATCCAATATTTTAGGGCAATCACTGGTCTGAAGACGTGGCTCCAGCAAAAGTTCATTTCCGCTCATTGTAATTGGTACGTGAGCATGGTAAAAGATTAGGTCATCTGAAATGGTCAACATAAAAAGGAGTaaaagaaaatagagaaaTGCGTCGTCGAAACCACTTACTTAGACTTTTATGCGTTAGTTGATTAGCTCCCAGGAACTGGTATGTGCCACTAGAAGTATCCACCAGGTAATGCTTGCATCTGTCACCGTCTTTATACGAAATTGCGTAGCCCCAAATCTTTTCCGATACTCTAACTAGAAACGTTCCTCGTGGTTCGTCTGACAACAAGTCTTCTGCGTCTAATCTCGTCACCAATCCGTGAAACCACTGAAATGGTTTTCCGTCGTCGGAATTTATCCCACAACCTTTGGGGAACTCTTCGCCACGATACCATTTCAAGACAGCGTCTTGACTGGGAGGTTTCGAAATGTTTGAATCTAAGCTGGATGGTGGACTTGAGCTAACTAACGGTGAATTGTCATCGTTGGAAAATTCGTTCAATTGTTCAGTGGTCATAGATTTTCGATGCTCTTCTCTAGCACGTCGGGCAATTGCACGCATTTGGCATTCAGCTTCTTTTGATTTCTTTTCCTGTTCTTGCCAGAATTCTTCCTGCTTCCTTGCTGCTTCTTCGGCTTCCTTAACTGATTCCTGTTGCTTCTTCTGTATTCgtttataaatttcatttgttttctcGTTAATAACACGCTTCTCCCATAGTGCAATCTTTGCGGAGACCTTTTGTGACGGCTTCTGCACTGAGTCTTTCAAATTCTCAACCTTATCTACGTTGTTGGTGCTGGATAGATTGTAATTCGGTATTCGACTGCTATACATACTTTGTGTAAAACTGTTTATCTTAGGCGTTGTCTTGCTGCTTATGTTATTCGTTTTCAGTCTATCGCGCAATTCGTCCACGGAACAGTAGATCTCCATATCGTCAATTTTCGGCGTGTCCAACTCCACattgtcaattttatttatcgaaGAATCCGAATCATAATCAATAATTTCGGAAAAATCTGAAAACTCAGCGACATACGACCGTCGATACtctttcgtttcaatttcaGCCAATTCTCGAGCTTCTCGTTTCGCTTCGTCTGCCAGAATTTCTTCAATCGTCTTATCGTCCGGATGCTCTCCCATTACCCACACCCAAACTTCACCGTCATCGCCGGTACGAAATGATACGGATCGTTTGTCGTtcgttttgttcaatttattttgctcaattgtttctaaattttgttcgTACTTCTGGTCCCACAGTCTCCATCGTCTGATCTGCTCTTCGCGCATTTTGCAAAACAACGTTTgcttttgtgtttcgtctaaTCCGGCCAGAATTTCTGGATCGATGTACATTTCACGTAGTATTTGTTTCAACATCTTGAACTCTctggaaaagaaaagaaacgcATCGTgaatatcaaatgaattttgttgtgGCAATATACCTATCATATATGTTCAAGAATACGCATAAGATAAGTAACAATAAAAGAATGTAACTGAGACTAGGTGTGGtgtaaaaaatatcattttggaAGAggcaatgttttttttaacaattttaaaaattaaagttcaTTATTGTAAGAGTTGTACAAACACCTCCAGATCATATAAATCAGAGATTAAGATTGATAAAAATGGtttgaaaaagaaacttaTGAAATTGAAGGTATGGGCTCCCAAATACATTACCGATTGATTGGTAAAAGACGTGAGCAATCTTAGTTCTCCTAATCAATTAACAACAATCGTGTGAGTGAATATATGGTCGGCTGAAACAATTGTTATAATCCAAggctataaataaaattttatttattataatcACGTTTTATTTATATACTTTGTTGGGCTATTGTGCGCCTGTACATTTTTGCTATAATTCAACTGTCTTTCGCTTTGTtacaacacaaacacataaattcaataaaaatacgaattttataaaatggtACATTCAAAAACCAGTTCTTCAGAGCATGACTTGAATGACCGATTAaagtataataaataaatttaatattaagTGCAAATCGTAGATGGTTCTTCCAATGTTCCGTACAAGTCTAAGcgattgaaatttatatttagttATATGTTCTACCCAGGAGTCATTCTTATGGGTGTGGAGAAtgtgttcttttttttcttcttagcATTTTGATGACATTGTATCATTAATTTGGTTTTTAAAAGCAACTAGTAAAGATATCTCTGCCGGTATGGATACATGTAAAAAAgcaattcaaataaatatacCGATTTGGTTGTACATTGTATGTTTACTCACAACTAAGGTATTTTTACCATTCGACTTTGTTTAACGGATATGCAATTAAACAGATTTCACGCCAAAACTGTACGCAAATAATGAGAGTCCAATGAtacaaacttttttgtttctagataatttttcaattttcgtcgttttttgtttcgaaatttAAACTTGAAATATTCTGTATTGAAAGCAAATCATTTGCCCTACTTaaatgtgtgttttttttattgttatattTTATAGTTATATTCCCACATCATTGATTAGTTCGACTATATATATGCAGTGCttgtgtttatttatttatttaatgaatATGTTGAGCTGTTACAAATTTCTGTTCGCTGTTAACATTGGGGACAGAAGTTTCCACGTTGATCGTGAATGAAGTAATATAACGTATAATACAAGCAATGGAAACAGCAGTGTAGTCGCCTAGTTCCAGCTCTAAAGTAAATTcaacgaaacaattttaacaGACTGTGTCATGTCtgtttgaaatgaattgaTGATGTAAAAGAATCGATTCAgattttaaattcatcatttaCACAGAGGGGTCAGTTCAACCAAAGGCTTCCACTGGCGGCTATAACACCTGTTGTcgacagcgacgacaaaaacaaattctgaGCTCTGGGTAGCATCGTTTAATATAGCAAGAAACATGTAAAGAGCCAGTTTATCAGGAACTGTTGAGAAAATTTAGATCAAACCAACCTAGAAACAACAcacttgaaatgaaatttccaaataagtatttcacaacgcaggcgagaaaacgGTTATTTCCAGACCGCTGAAACGTCGCAGGCCTTTGCTATGAAAAACATTCTGTTAAAGAAattaggaaatttcattttctcgagtGACTTTTGGTCTTCGCTATGATCTGGatatttccaacttttctttccctcagtgaacaaataactatttcttattcgtaacataaaaacaaaacagtcgtCAATcgacaatgaaaaattatttgaattttttatcgtcaaatatatttattattttcacctCTGCCTCACGTATAGATTGTAAATCAAACTAATATTTTATTCACCAATTTAAATATACaaattgacaaattattttataggTAGATATACCACTACCTTGCAATAATGAATGACAAAATCTACCAGTTCTatgttttttttgctgtttattattttttgtgttatctAACCACgtaatttctaattttgattGCACAAACtgatttgcttttttttaatttttaatttttcaacggTTCAGAGACATGCAAGCTTACCAATAACAATATTATTTACCATTTAGAAGtgagaaatattaaattggCTATGGGCAATCCTAACAAAGTATTGCACCTCATTTTgctaatttattttgtgtagGAAAGGTAGCCCTACCTTTGTCAATAAAATCctgttttctttaaatttagaaTTCGTACGACCACTATTTTAGACATAAAACAGCCGAATGGAAAGATAGTTTTATTTGCGTCCGATCAACGAAAtggtttattgaaattaattaaaacataaaaccCCGTCCATGAGTAATGTTATGCGGCGGAATATAGATAATTTCTGGCGTGAACCTCTTTATATTATCTTGCAGTACAATTCGCTCAACTGTGGAATTTATACGATTGTGTTTTGCTGTTGGAACATTGTACAATCAGCACAGAGTGTATGTGTCACGATTGTAATCCTCTTATCATCAATGTTATCAATAATATTGtgtggaaatgaaaaaaaaaaaacctaaagtAAATCACTACCtagaaattgttgtaatgctTCCTATAAAGTTAAACAGATACCGAGGTATCAATTCGAAACaatagaaaacgaaaatttcataagaacCGAACTGAAATGCAgtgaaatgatggaaaaactTC
This region of Bradysia coprophila strain Holo2 chromosome IV, BU_Bcop_v1, whole genome shotgun sequence genomic DNA includes:
- the LOC119086068 gene encoding MAPK regulated corepressor interacting protein 2; its protein translation is MYTINKCPSKLVAKSRGGISQNFEKIETIREISRKCSENCDNEINVPRPVFQQPRKAYHHHTKEQKLDSETSSPQHQELVEYIRDSWNIISASNQPTNTYEQSDDAIQSVPAKRIVYHDAPPSPVLKDFGAFDLESWWGRRLFNNITKSL
- the LOC119086065 gene encoding calumenin isoform X1, whose protein sequence is MNQKMIFFFWFTVVCVLFNCAVSAIPKPDEKRVLDNDHLSHAKHYDNEEHNKQYDHEAFLGEDEAKTFDELTPEESRRRLGIIVDKIDENKDSLINLSELKNWIQFTQRRYLEEDVDRQWRQHNVNNSDQVHWESYRKSVYGFMDEMDPKDLDKEGDTFSYKAMLTRDRRRWSVADRDGDDNLTKKEFAEFLHPEDNPRMRDIVVAETIEDIDKDNDGKLSVDEYIGDMFRGSEDGEEEPDWVKNERETFLNFRDKDKDGFMNMEEVKDWIIPPDFDHAEAEARHLIYEADSNTDEMLTKDEIMDKYDLFVGSQATDFGEALNRHDEF
- the LOC119086065 gene encoding calumenin isoform X2, whose protein sequence is MIFFFWFTVVCVLFNCAVSAIPKPDEKRVLDNDHLSHAKHYDNEEHNKQYDHEAFLGEDEAKTFDELTPEESRRRLGIIVDKIDENKDSLINLSELKNWIQFTQRRYLEEDVDRQWRQHNVNNSDQVHWESYRKSVYGFMDEMDPKDLDKEGDTFSYKAMLTRDRRRWSVADRDGDDNLTKKEFAEFLHPEDNPRMRDIVVAETIEDIDKDNDGKLSVDEYIGDMFRGSEDGEEEPDWVKNERETFLNFRDKDKDGFMNMEEVKDWIIPPDFDHAEAEARHLIYEADSNTDEMLTKDEIMDKYDLFVGSQATDFGEALNRHDEF
- the LOC119086062 gene encoding SH2 domain-containing protein 4A-like; the protein is MLKQILREMYIDPEILAGLDETQKQTLFCKMREEQIRRWRLWDQKYEQNLETIEQNKLNKTNDKRSVSFRTGDDGEVWVWVMGEHPDDKTIEEILADEAKREARELAEIETKEYRRSYVAEFSDFSEIIDYDSDSSINKIDNVELDTPKIDDMEIYCSVDELRDRLKTNNISSKTTPKINSFTQSMYSSRIPNYNLSSTNNVDKVENLKDSVQKPSQKVSAKIALWEKRVINEKTNEIYKRIQKKQQESVKEAEEAARKQEEFWQEQEKKSKEAECQMRAIARRAREEHRKSMTTEQLNEFSNDDNSPLVSSSPPSSLDSNISKPPSQDAVLKWYRGEEFPKGCGINSDDGKPFQWFHGLVTRLDAEDLLSDEPRGTFLVRVSEKIWGYAISYKDGDRCKHYLVDTSSGTYQFLGANQLTHKSLNDLIFYHAHVPITMSGNELLLEPRLQTSDCPKILDGLL